A single genomic interval of Zunongwangia sp. HGR-M22 harbors:
- a CDS encoding zinc-dependent peptidase — protein sequence MSKFFQAILVVLVLAAIVIYKITKKKKKKASPFPANWHQLLLDHVEFYAELTRVEKIRFQQRVMLFLNEVYIESVSFKLEDLDKILVACSAIIPVFRFRHWHYSNLSTVILYPNHFNKNLVFDNDGEDKIVMGLVGTGRFEHQMILSRRALHDGFAKHNDRLNTGIHEFVHLIDKMDGQTDGVPERLLKHTYTIPWLKMVHKEMEEINANKSDIRNYGGTNEAEFLATASEYFFENPKRMQRKHPDVYKMLHDCYFPED from the coding sequence ATGAGTAAATTTTTTCAAGCTATTCTGGTGGTTCTTGTCCTTGCGGCGATTGTTATATATAAAATTACTAAAAAGAAGAAAAAGAAAGCATCGCCATTTCCCGCAAACTGGCATCAGCTGCTTTTAGACCATGTAGAGTTTTATGCTGAATTAACTAGAGTCGAAAAAATAAGATTTCAGCAGCGTGTCATGTTATTTTTAAATGAAGTCTATATCGAGAGCGTTTCTTTTAAACTTGAAGATCTAGATAAGATTTTGGTCGCTTGCAGTGCGATAATTCCTGTATTTAGATTCAGACACTGGCATTATTCCAATTTAAGCACGGTAATTTTATATCCCAATCATTTCAATAAAAATCTTGTTTTCGATAATGATGGAGAAGATAAAATAGTGATGGGCTTAGTGGGAACCGGCAGGTTCGAGCACCAAATGATTCTTTCGCGACGCGCGTTGCATGATGGATTTGCCAAGCACAATGACCGGTTAAATACCGGTATTCACGAATTTGTTCATTTAATCGATAAAATGGACGGGCAAACCGATGGTGTGCCAGAGCGGCTTTTAAAACACACTTATACCATTCCGTGGCTTAAAATGGTACATAAAGAAATGGAAGAAATTAATGCCAATAAATCAGATATTCGAAACTATGGTGGAACTAATGAAGCCGAATTTCTTGCCACAGCCAGCGAATATTTCTTTGAAAACCCTAAGCGTATGCAACGTAAACATCCAGATGTATACAAAATGTTGCACGATTGCTATTTTCCTGAAGATTAA